A part of Prolixibacteraceae bacterium genomic DNA contains:
- the ruvX gene encoding Holliday junction resolvase RuvX: MGRILAIDYGRKRVGIAVTDPMQIIANKLTTVPAHEVIKFLEDYFKQEEVERVVIGYPLQNNGQPSQSVEYINPFIKNFIKKFPDMPIEQHDERFTSNLAFRAMIDAGLKKKQRQNKATVDAVSATIILQSYMESKK; the protein is encoded by the coding sequence TTGGGAAGAATATTAGCAATAGACTACGGTCGTAAAAGAGTGGGTATCGCAGTGACCGATCCAATGCAGATTATCGCCAACAAACTCACTACTGTTCCTGCACATGAAGTAATCAAATTCCTAGAAGATTACTTTAAACAAGAGGAGGTCGAAAGAGTAGTGATTGGATATCCGCTACAAAACAACGGACAGCCCTCTCAATCGGTGGAGTATATCAATCCATTCATTAAGAACTTCATTAAGAAGTTTCCCGATATGCCTATCGAGCAACACGACGAGCGTTTCACTTCCAACCTAGCTTTCCGCGCCATGATTGACGCTGGGCTAAAGAAAAAGCAACGCCAAAACAAAGCCACTGTAGATGCAGTAAGTGCTACCATTATTCTCCAATCCTATATGGAATCGAAAAAATAG
- a CDS encoding glycoside hydrolase family 78 protein, protein MIKPIILFALFLMFYCKTYAQPQKAISHLECEYLTKPHGLDTTNPHFSWQLNPQSITQQKSYRIMVASNHDLLNDNTPDLWDSGIINDDASTNITYTGKQLKSFQSCFWKVLVWDNKRKKPFESDVSTFDLGPLSSQKWKAKWIGANKSIPKNNFPIFSKIVEIHEDFDRAIIDVNCLGYFELYINGKKTSKDILTPSVSDYSKHSLYLTYNIKPYLQLGKNTITLWCAHGWYRNKSKSYGVDHLIPLIRAQIRLSYKNRHQTIGTDTSWYCKASNRSYIGGWKWNNYGGEKVNLNKMTDLNSHKLTKNKGWIKASYYNVSSKPAINQRNNPTYLQDTITPQNIKIINDNELLVDFGRHLTGWIKLNLPKEQCDSIIHIEYIDRILDIKSITSVRNSRMIKAFNNTEWKKGYQSFSQIDQVISSPQKNGTFQNKFNYRGFRWVKISGLHKLDKKKIQAFSLYENNKKMSEFTCSNPLLNKIWDAVVNTYRALNYSGYVVDCPHRERFGYGGDSHSSLETGMSIFDLAALSNKWAIDWNQGINDNGMWPHTIPESNIHKNKFSPGWGGFGLFLPWNAYRYYGNFTTLKASYPQMKRWMSYMKSKCINNILCQDSTLSKKERLWSFHGDWVAPHYGMSPKHRVDSLSTAFFNNCFYLYDLKLISKIASTLGYEQDAKKYNEMYQISRKAVHKKFYSSERGCYVNGEQPYQAFPLLVGVVPANLTDKIDNYLENLILVKNKGHLNSGMLGTYFLLEYLMQSDRNDLIYTMVNQKTFPGWGYMIENGATTIWEQWNGNNSQMHNCYLSIGKWFIQGIGGIQLKDNTYGFSHFVIKPCIITGLDHAKVTYDTRYGTISSQWNKSQNLFTHKITIPTNTKADYTLPKNFHGTVKVNGKNYKTLTDKDKNSFITLPTGTYEIELGLKTKFPIAK, encoded by the coding sequence TCTACTGTAAGACCTATGCACAACCACAAAAAGCTATATCACATCTCGAATGCGAATATCTAACAAAACCTCATGGACTTGACACAACAAACCCACACTTTAGTTGGCAACTAAATCCACAAAGTATAACTCAACAAAAATCATATCGTATTATGGTTGCAAGCAACCATGACCTCCTTAATGATAACACCCCTGACCTATGGGATTCTGGGATAATCAATGATGATGCTTCAACAAATATTACCTACACTGGCAAACAACTCAAATCATTTCAATCATGTTTTTGGAAAGTCCTTGTATGGGATAATAAAAGAAAAAAACCTTTTGAAAGCGATGTATCTACATTTGACTTAGGACCACTTTCATCTCAAAAATGGAAAGCAAAATGGATTGGTGCCAATAAATCTATACCCAAAAATAACTTCCCTATCTTCAGTAAAATAGTTGAAATACATGAAGACTTTGATCGTGCAATTATAGATGTTAACTGCCTAGGATATTTTGAACTATATATTAACGGAAAAAAAACATCTAAAGACATACTAACTCCATCAGTTTCTGACTACTCTAAACATTCCCTATATCTCACCTATAATATTAAGCCATATCTACAATTAGGAAAAAATACAATCACACTATGGTGTGCACATGGCTGGTATCGTAACAAATCAAAATCTTACGGAGTAGATCATCTAATTCCATTAATTAGGGCCCAAATAAGATTATCTTATAAAAATAGACATCAAACTATAGGAACAGATACATCTTGGTACTGCAAAGCCTCAAATCGAAGTTATATTGGAGGATGGAAATGGAATAATTATGGAGGAGAGAAAGTAAACCTAAATAAAATGACCGATTTAAACTCACATAAACTAACTAAGAATAAAGGCTGGATAAAAGCGAGCTACTATAACGTCTCATCCAAACCTGCAATAAACCAACGCAACAATCCAACATATCTACAAGATACTATCACACCACAAAACATAAAAATAATTAACGACAATGAACTTCTTGTCGATTTTGGAAGACATCTAACCGGATGGATTAAATTAAATCTTCCAAAAGAACAATGTGATTCAATCATCCACATTGAATATATTGATAGAATTCTAGATATTAAATCTATTACAAGTGTTAGAAACAGCAGAATGATCAAGGCCTTCAATAATACTGAGTGGAAGAAAGGTTATCAATCATTCTCACAAATAGATCAAGTCATTTCTTCTCCTCAAAAAAATGGCACATTCCAAAATAAATTCAATTATAGAGGATTCAGATGGGTAAAGATTTCTGGTTTGCATAAACTAGATAAAAAAAAGATTCAAGCCTTCTCTCTTTATGAGAACAACAAGAAAATGTCTGAATTCACTTGTTCTAATCCACTGTTAAACAAGATATGGGATGCAGTTGTAAATACTTATCGTGCATTAAATTATTCTGGATATGTTGTAGACTGTCCTCACAGAGAACGATTTGGTTATGGGGGTGACAGCCATTCTAGCTTAGAAACAGGAATGTCAATATTCGATCTTGCTGCATTATCAAACAAATGGGCAATCGATTGGAATCAAGGCATAAATGACAATGGTATGTGGCCCCATACTATCCCCGAAAGCAATATTCACAAAAATAAATTTAGCCCAGGATGGGGTGGATTTGGTCTATTCTTACCATGGAATGCTTATCGATACTACGGAAACTTTACCACTCTCAAAGCATCTTACCCACAAATGAAAAGATGGATGTCATACATGAAGTCAAAATGCATCAACAACATTCTTTGTCAAGATTCAACACTATCAAAGAAAGAACGATTATGGAGTTTCCATGGCGACTGGGTTGCTCCACACTATGGTATGTCACCAAAACATAGAGTAGACTCACTTTCAACCGCATTTTTCAATAACTGTTTTTATTTATATGACTTAAAATTGATCTCAAAAATCGCATCAACTCTCGGGTATGAACAAGATGCGAAAAAATATAATGAGATGTATCAGATTTCAAGAAAAGCCGTCCACAAAAAATTCTATTCATCAGAAAGAGGATGCTATGTAAACGGAGAACAACCATATCAAGCATTTCCTCTACTCGTCGGTGTCGTACCAGCTAATCTTACCGATAAAATAGACAACTATTTAGAGAATCTTATCTTAGTAAAGAACAAAGGCCATCTAAATAGTGGAATGCTCGGTACATATTTTCTTCTTGAATACCTTATGCAATCTGATCGAAATGACCTAATCTACACCATGGTCAATCAAAAGACATTTCCTGGCTGGGGCTATATGATAGAAAATGGTGCCACAACAATATGGGAACAATGGAATGGAAATAATTCACAAATGCACAACTGTTATCTATCAATCGGAAAGTGGTTTATTCAAGGCATAGGAGGAATTCAACTAAAGGATAATACTTATGGTTTTAGTCATTTTGTTATTAAACCTTGTATTATCACTGGATTAGATCATGCGAAAGTAACCTATGACACTAGATACGGGACAATTTCCAGTCAGTGGAATAAAAGTCAAAACCTATTTACTCACAAGATCACTATTCCTACAAACACAAAAGCCGATTACACATTACCGAAAAATTTTCATGGAACAGTGAAGGTAAATGGTAAGAATTACAAAACCTTAACAGATAAAGATAAGAATTCATTTATAACACTTCCAACAGGAACATATGAAATAGAATTAGGCTTAAAAACAAAGTTTCCTATAGCGAAATAA